A single region of the Plantactinospora soyae genome encodes:
- a CDS encoding Ig-like domain-containing protein, with amino-acid sequence MKGRRVAGIAVAAAAATACVLVLGSSIALAGRPGEPIVADVNGDGLPDRAELGAVVGTGTACRVVVRLGLAGGGLGQPQAYSFLFLPAAEPNCPDMGVGLDLDGDGADELAVAWYAGPPTTMTYTLLVLDNFRVARGFDTIYQPSYIGTADFNGDRRQDIYEWTDQGEGFATYLNTGTGLLVPGPVRYCAGPLTPHLANFNGNAAMDVVIAYIEGCGGYFSGVVVVLDDGSQVNLQHDLDGLTSWTVDVIDTNHDGLPDVTTYNQVTGMITTFISVGNGTFVRSPVAIRDYPTVSGVKATGIQVLANDYATDRAKVTIWAPPRWGTVKVTTNRTIIYTPNPVHGRTDVFIYRLTQDGRTSNAAVSLKIID; translated from the coding sequence GTGAAGGGAAGACGTGTCGCTGGAATCGCCGTGGCGGCGGCCGCCGCCACAGCCTGCGTGCTGGTCCTGGGATCGTCGATCGCCCTGGCAGGCAGGCCCGGGGAGCCGATCGTCGCTGATGTGAACGGGGACGGTCTGCCAGACCGGGCCGAGCTCGGCGCCGTCGTGGGAACCGGGACCGCCTGCCGGGTGGTCGTCAGGCTGGGTCTGGCCGGCGGCGGCCTCGGCCAACCGCAGGCGTACAGCTTCCTGTTCCTACCCGCCGCCGAGCCCAACTGCCCGGACATGGGGGTGGGGCTCGACCTCGACGGGGACGGCGCCGACGAGCTCGCGGTGGCCTGGTACGCCGGGCCGCCCACCACGATGACATACACGCTGCTGGTGCTCGACAACTTCCGGGTCGCACGCGGGTTCGACACCATCTACCAGCCCAGCTACATCGGAACCGCCGACTTCAACGGTGACCGGCGGCAGGACATCTACGAGTGGACCGACCAGGGTGAGGGGTTCGCCACCTACCTGAACACCGGCACCGGGCTGCTCGTGCCCGGTCCGGTGCGGTACTGTGCCGGACCGCTCACACCCCACCTCGCCAACTTCAACGGCAACGCGGCGATGGATGTCGTGATCGCGTACATCGAAGGGTGCGGCGGCTACTTCAGCGGCGTGGTCGTGGTGCTCGACGACGGCAGCCAGGTCAACCTGCAGCACGACCTGGACGGCTTGACGAGTTGGACTGTCGACGTAATCGACACCAACCACGACGGGCTTCCCGACGTGACCACCTATAACCAGGTCACCGGCATGATCACCACCTTCATCAGTGTCGGCAACGGGACCTTCGTCAGATCGCCCGTCGCGATCCGGGACTACCCCACCGTCAGCGGGGTCAAGGCGACCGGCATCCAGGTGCTCGCCAACGACTACGCCACCGACCGGGCGAAGGTCACCATCTGGGCACCGCCCCGGTGGGGCACGGTCAAGGTCACCACCAACCGGACCATCATCTACACCCCGAACCCGGTCCATGGCAGGACCGACGTGTTCATCTACCGGCTCACCCAGGACGGCAGAACCAGCAACGCCGCGGTCAGCCTCAAGATCATCGATTGA
- a CDS encoding Ig-like domain-containing protein: protein MWRRRIAAVAASATVIATGAVAPAAWADGPGEPLYGYLNADTLPDLAWLGTAPPRNCAVRVRFGRPGGGYLAPREYTYRGPGGGGPGACPDLGVAVDLDDSGTAELVLGWYAGHPGRSGDDLLVLRNFALSAGLQALQRPNFLGLADFDGDRRQDIYEWTDQGEGFATYLNDGTGTLRPGPVRYCAGSLQYKLADFDLDGATDMAIVYVDRCADGAHGVAVVFDDGTVTELPGVPGGEWSWTINVLDADHNGVPDVLTYYHPTGLHNTFLGVGDGTFVSSPLAVQDAVTVSGTVPTSLPLLANDWVSRRARLSIVTPPMFGTLRVTAGRSVVYTPTSAPGVADRFVYQVTQDDRSSNATVIVKIAP from the coding sequence ATGTGGAGAAGACGGATCGCTGCGGTCGCCGCCTCGGCGACGGTTATCGCGACGGGCGCGGTGGCCCCGGCCGCCTGGGCCGACGGGCCAGGAGAGCCGCTGTACGGCTACCTGAACGCCGACACACTGCCCGACCTCGCCTGGCTCGGCACCGCCCCACCGCGCAACTGTGCGGTACGGGTGCGGTTCGGCCGACCCGGCGGCGGCTACCTCGCCCCTCGTGAGTACACCTACCGGGGACCGGGTGGCGGCGGGCCCGGCGCCTGCCCCGACCTGGGGGTGGCCGTGGATCTCGACGACTCGGGAACGGCGGAGTTGGTGTTGGGCTGGTACGCCGGTCATCCCGGGAGGTCCGGCGACGATCTGCTGGTGCTGCGGAACTTCGCCCTGTCGGCCGGTCTCCAGGCCCTCCAGCGGCCCAATTTCCTCGGGCTGGCCGACTTCGACGGCGACCGGCGGCAGGACATCTACGAATGGACCGACCAGGGTGAGGGGTTCGCGACGTACCTCAACGACGGCACCGGGACGTTGCGCCCGGGCCCGGTGAGGTACTGCGCCGGTTCCCTCCAGTACAAGTTGGCCGACTTCGACCTCGACGGGGCGACGGACATGGCCATCGTCTATGTCGACAGGTGCGCCGACGGCGCACACGGCGTGGCGGTGGTGTTCGACGACGGAACGGTGACCGAGCTCCCGGGCGTGCCGGGCGGGGAGTGGAGCTGGACCATCAACGTGCTGGACGCGGACCACAACGGCGTTCCCGACGTGCTCACCTACTACCACCCGACCGGACTACACAACACCTTCCTCGGGGTCGGCGACGGCACGTTCGTCTCGTCACCGCTGGCGGTCCAGGACGCCGTCACGGTCAGCGGCACCGTTCCGACCAGCCTTCCGCTGCTGGCCAACGACTGGGTCAGCCGCCGGGCGAGGCTGAGCATCGTCACCCCGCCCATGTTCGGCACCCTACGGGTGACCGCCGGCCGGTCCGTCGTCTACACCCCGACCAGCGCACCCGGGGTGGCTGACCGGTTCGTCTATCAGGTCACCCAGGACGACCGGAGCAGCAACGCCACGGTCATTGTCAAGATCGCTCCGTGA
- a CDS encoding FG-GAP repeat domain-containing protein translates to MWGRRIATVVVALTVTTIGMTAPAAQAGWQDEPIVADVNGDGIADRNTLGFLPGPDQCGVLVEMGLPGGGYRPAQSYPYLSALYCPDMGVGLNLDNDPALELAVTWFAGPPPSVSETLLVLDDFAVSGGFDTIFQPSYIGTADFDGDGRQDIYEWTDQGHGFSTYLNTGTGALVPGPVKYCSGRPQYQLADFDRDGAMDVVIAYAEGCGSYFTGVVVVLDDGTVVDLQGDVGGDDYWTVAATDVNGDTIMDVVTTSDLTGAQTIFIGTGTGTFVPAPRAIRDNSRVSGVRATGIPVLANDFATGRTKLTIVTPPTHGTVQVTTGRTVIYRPYPNQQARSDRFVYRLTEGGRSSNAGVSLRIAH, encoded by the coding sequence ATGTGGGGTCGGCGCATCGCCACCGTCGTCGTCGCGCTGACCGTGACGACGATCGGGATGACCGCACCCGCGGCCCAGGCCGGCTGGCAGGACGAGCCGATCGTCGCCGACGTGAACGGCGACGGGATCGCGGACCGGAACACCCTGGGTTTCCTGCCCGGCCCAGACCAGTGCGGAGTACTGGTCGAGATGGGTCTGCCCGGTGGCGGCTACCGTCCGGCGCAGTCCTATCCGTACCTGTCGGCGCTCTACTGCCCGGACATGGGCGTGGGCCTCAACCTCGACAACGACCCCGCACTCGAACTCGCCGTCACCTGGTTCGCCGGTCCACCCCCGTCGGTCAGCGAAACCCTGCTGGTACTGGACGACTTCGCGGTTTCGGGCGGCTTCGACACCATCTTCCAGCCCAGCTACATCGGCACCGCCGACTTCGACGGCGACGGACGCCAGGACATCTACGAATGGACCGACCAGGGTCACGGGTTCAGCACCTACCTCAACACCGGCACCGGCGCACTCGTGCCCGGCCCGGTGAAATACTGCTCCGGGCGACCGCAGTACCAGCTCGCCGACTTCGACCGGGACGGCGCGATGGACGTGGTGATCGCCTACGCCGAAGGCTGCGGCAGCTACTTCACCGGCGTGGTCGTGGTGCTCGACGACGGCACGGTGGTGGATTTGCAGGGTGACGTCGGCGGCGACGACTACTGGACGGTCGCCGCCACGGACGTGAACGGCGACACGATCATGGACGTGGTCACCACCAGCGACCTGACCGGCGCCCAGACGATCTTCATCGGTACCGGCACCGGCACCTTCGTTCCAGCCCCGAGGGCGATCCGGGACAATTCCCGGGTCAGCGGAGTCAGGGCAACCGGCATCCCGGTGCTGGCCAACGACTTCGCCACGGGCAGGACGAAGCTCACCATCGTCACCCCGCCGACGCACGGCACCGTCCAGGTCACCACCGGGCGGACCGTCATCTACCGGCCGTACCCGAACCAGCAGGCCCGATCCGACCGGTTCGTCTACCGGCTCACCGAGGGTGGCCGGAGCAGCAACGCCGGGGTCAGCCTGCGTATCGCCCACTGA
- a CDS encoding 3-hydroxyacyl-CoA dehydrogenase family protein: MAREFTGDGTVSSVGVVGLGTMGAGIVEVFARSGVDVVAVEITPAALERGQATLTRSTERAVARSRLTADDRDALLGRIDFAVGLAALGEVDLVIEAVPEQLDLKRRLFGELDRICKPAAILATNTSSLSVTDIAVATGRPSQVIGMHFFNPAPVMKLVEVVRTVTTAPEVVDAVEGLCARLGKVGVTIADRAGFIANALLFGYLNQAIAMVESRYASREDIDAAMKSGCGLPMGPLALLDLIGLDTAYEILDTMYRRGGRNRRHAPVPLLRQMVTAGLLGRKSGQGFYRYAGPGSSTVVPDEQTPSAAPVDAARPVAKVGVVGSGDRAAAIVEVFTEAGYDVVAVSREADKPGGLDELADVDLVVEAVAEELSAKRALFGELDEVCRPGALLATTTSVLPVIELAMATRRPADVFGLHFSGPAPALPLVEIVSTIRTSAEATATARAFCAGLGRTGVVCDDRAGFIVNALLFPYLNDAVRMLEASYATADDIDHAMKLGCGYPAGPFEMLDSIGLDVALAIECRLYGELREPGFAPAPLLEQLVTAGYLGRGTGRGFREHPDR, from the coding sequence GTGGCACGCGAGTTCACCGGCGACGGCACCGTTTCGAGTGTCGGCGTGGTCGGGCTGGGCACGATGGGCGCCGGCATCGTCGAGGTGTTCGCCCGCAGCGGTGTCGACGTGGTCGCCGTCGAGATCACTCCGGCCGCCCTGGAGCGTGGTCAGGCGACGCTCACCCGCTCCACCGAGCGGGCCGTGGCCCGGAGCCGGCTGACCGCCGACGACCGGGACGCGTTGCTGGGCCGGATCGACTTCGCCGTCGGGCTGGCCGCGCTCGGCGAGGTCGACCTGGTGATCGAGGCGGTACCGGAACAGCTCGACCTGAAGCGGCGGCTCTTCGGCGAACTCGACCGGATCTGTAAACCGGCCGCGATCCTGGCCACCAACACCTCCTCGTTGAGCGTCACCGACATCGCCGTCGCCACCGGCCGGCCGAGCCAGGTGATCGGGATGCACTTCTTCAATCCCGCGCCGGTGATGAAGCTGGTCGAGGTGGTCCGGACGGTCACGACCGCACCCGAGGTGGTCGATGCCGTGGAGGGGCTCTGTGCCCGGCTCGGCAAGGTTGGCGTGACCATCGCCGACCGGGCTGGTTTCATCGCCAACGCGCTGCTCTTCGGCTACCTGAATCAGGCGATCGCGATGGTCGAGTCGCGGTACGCGAGCCGCGAGGACATCGACGCGGCGATGAAGTCGGGCTGCGGGCTGCCGATGGGGCCGCTCGCACTGCTGGACCTGATCGGTCTGGACACGGCGTACGAGATCTTGGACACCATGTACCGGCGGGGTGGCCGGAATCGCCGGCACGCCCCGGTGCCGCTGCTCCGGCAGATGGTCACGGCGGGACTGCTCGGCCGCAAGTCCGGTCAGGGCTTCTACCGGTACGCCGGGCCCGGATCGTCGACCGTCGTACCCGACGAGCAGACCCCGTCGGCGGCGCCTGTCGACGCCGCCCGCCCGGTCGCCAAGGTCGGGGTGGTCGGTTCGGGCGACAGAGCCGCCGCGATCGTCGAGGTTTTCACCGAGGCCGGGTACGACGTGGTCGCGGTGTCCCGGGAGGCGGACAAGCCCGGCGGGTTGGACGAGTTGGCCGATGTCGACCTGGTCGTCGAGGCGGTGGCCGAGGAGTTGAGCGCGAAGCGGGCCCTCTTCGGCGAGCTGGACGAAGTCTGTAGGCCGGGAGCGCTGCTCGCCACCACGACCTCCGTACTTCCCGTCATCGAACTCGCGATGGCCACCCGGCGCCCGGCGGACGTGTTCGGGTTGCACTTCTCCGGCCCGGCGCCGGCCCTACCGCTGGTGGAGATCGTCAGCACCATCCGTACGTCGGCGGAGGCCACCGCGACCGCTCGGGCGTTCTGCGCCGGGCTGGGCCGGACCGGGGTGGTCTGCGACGACCGGGCCGGGTTCATCGTCAACGCACTGCTCTTCCCGTACCTGAACGACGCGGTGCGGATGCTGGAGGCGTCGTACGCGACGGCGGACGACATCGACCATGCGATGAAGCTGGGTTGCGGCTATCCGGCGGGCCCGTTCGAGATGCTGGACTCGATCGGTCTGGACGTTGCGCTGGCCATCGAGTGCAGGCTCTACGGGGAACTCCGGGAGCCCGGCTTCGCCCCGGCGCCGTTGCTGGAGCAGTTGGTGACCGCCGGCTATCTGGGTCGTGGCACCGGTCGCGGCTTCCGGGAGCACCCCGACCGGTGA
- a CDS encoding alpha/beta hydrolase codes for MEIRRHEILANGIRQRVLVAGPEDGIPVLLIHGNCSSADFWQPLIRRLPATLRLVAPDLRGYGGTQVAPVDATRGLRVFADDVAALLDEPALFGTADPRPVLVGHSLGGGVAMSLLIGHPDRVAGLLLAAPVSPYGFGGTRDLAGTPTTPDFAGTGGGTAGADFVRRLAAAERGTDARTSPRNVLRTAYVADPASLGEDEELLLDSVLSTATGDDNYPGNSEQTGNWPGMAPGDRGVLNTLAPKHFRIADELVAVSTKPPITWVRGDADVIVSDTSLFDLAYLGQLGVVPGWPGAEACPPQPMIGQTRAVLDRYAAAGGSYREIVLPGCGHSPNIERPAEFVAALLDLV; via the coding sequence ATGGAGATCCGACGACACGAGATCCTTGCCAACGGCATCCGGCAGCGGGTGCTGGTGGCCGGTCCCGAGGACGGCATCCCGGTGCTGTTGATCCACGGCAACTGCTCGTCCGCCGACTTCTGGCAGCCGCTGATCCGCCGACTGCCGGCCACCCTGCGCCTGGTCGCCCCCGACCTGCGCGGGTACGGCGGCACCCAGGTCGCGCCGGTGGATGCGACCCGTGGCCTGCGCGTCTTCGCCGACGACGTCGCCGCGCTGCTCGACGAGCCGGCGCTGTTCGGCACGGCGGACCCCCGGCCGGTGCTGGTCGGGCACTCGCTGGGCGGGGGAGTGGCGATGTCCCTCCTGATCGGCCACCCCGACCGGGTGGCCGGGCTGCTGCTGGCGGCGCCGGTCTCGCCGTACGGGTTCGGTGGCACCCGGGATCTGGCCGGCACCCCGACCACGCCCGACTTCGCCGGCACCGGAGGCGGAACGGCGGGCGCCGACTTCGTCCGCCGGCTGGCCGCCGCCGAGCGGGGTACCGACGCACGGACCAGCCCGCGCAACGTGCTGCGTACCGCCTACGTGGCCGATCCGGCATCGCTGGGCGAGGACGAGGAACTGCTGCTCGACTCCGTGCTCTCCACCGCGACCGGCGACGACAACTACCCAGGCAACAGCGAACAGACCGGGAACTGGCCGGGCATGGCGCCGGGGGACCGGGGCGTGCTCAACACCTTGGCCCCGAAGCACTTCCGGATCGCCGACGAGCTGGTCGCCGTGTCGACCAAACCGCCGATCACCTGGGTACGCGGCGACGCCGACGTGATCGTCTCGGACACCTCCCTCTTCGACCTGGCGTACCTCGGTCAGCTCGGTGTCGTCCCGGGCTGGCCCGGCGCGGAAGCGTGCCCGCCCCAGCCGATGATCGGGCAGACCCGCGCGGTGCTGGACCGCTACGCGGCCGCCGGCGGCAGTTACCGGGAGATCGTTCTTCCCGGCTGCGGCCATTCGCCGAACATCGAGCGTCCGGCCGAGTTCGTCGCCGCCCTGCTGGACCTGGTGTAA
- a CDS encoding ice-binding family protein, whose translation MTSALTLIFATTALIGVVGSPSANAATLPVELGAAADFAVLAGTTVTNTGFTEVDGDIGVSPGTAVTGFPPGELTGAIYSGDDGPAVAAQSDLALAYGDAAGRTPTGTVSGDLGGTTRTTGVYNSASGTFGIAGTLTLDAEGDPNAVFIFKAVSTLITAADSEVNLVNGAQSCNVFWQVGSSATLGANSTLRGDVLAFTSITVGAGIEVDGRTLAINGAVTLDTDSITASTCAEPGELSISAPETADLGTARPGGTVSANLGPVTVTDERLLSEAAWTATAVATGFVLDGSSHTISNVNVSYWSGTASSTTGIGDFDSGQPTADDAEIINVPRTAYSLTDGIGNNAATWDPVVTVQIPLSAVAGEYTGTVTFSVS comes from the coding sequence GTGACTTCCGCCCTGACGCTGATATTTGCGACGACCGCGCTGATCGGCGTGGTCGGGTCGCCCAGCGCGAACGCGGCCACGTTGCCGGTAGAACTGGGCGCCGCCGCGGACTTCGCGGTTCTCGCCGGCACGACGGTCACGAACACCGGGTTCACCGAGGTCGACGGCGATATCGGCGTGAGCCCGGGCACCGCGGTGACCGGATTTCCTCCTGGTGAGCTGACCGGAGCCATATACAGCGGCGACGACGGCCCCGCAGTGGCGGCACAAAGTGATCTGGCCCTCGCCTACGGCGACGCCGCAGGGCGCACCCCCACCGGCACCGTCTCGGGGGATCTCGGCGGAACCACCAGGACCACCGGCGTGTACAACTCCGCCTCGGGTACGTTCGGAATCGCCGGAACGCTGACCCTCGACGCCGAGGGCGACCCGAACGCCGTCTTCATCTTCAAGGCCGTCTCCACGCTCATCACGGCCGCCGACAGTGAGGTGAACCTGGTCAACGGTGCCCAGTCGTGCAACGTCTTCTGGCAGGTCGGTAGTTCCGCGACACTCGGAGCCAACTCCACGCTTCGGGGTGACGTCCTCGCTTTCACCTCGATCACCGTCGGTGCGGGAATTGAGGTCGACGGCCGAACGCTGGCGATCAATGGCGCGGTCACCCTCGACACCGACTCGATAACCGCATCGACCTGCGCTGAACCGGGTGAGTTGTCGATCAGCGCGCCGGAGACGGCCGACCTGGGCACTGCCAGGCCCGGCGGAACGGTTTCGGCGAACTTGGGCCCGGTAACGGTGACGGATGAACGCCTACTGTCGGAGGCGGCGTGGACCGCGACGGCGGTCGCGACGGGCTTCGTCCTCGACGGCTCGAGCCACACCATCTCCAATGTCAACGTCTCCTACTGGTCGGGTACGGCGAGCTCGACCACCGGTATCGGCGACTTCGACTCGGGCCAGCCGACAGCGGACGACGCGGAGATCATCAATGTCCCGCGTACCGCGTACAGCCTCACGGACGGCATCGGCAACAACGCTGCGACCTGGGACCCGGTCGTTACAGTCCAGATTCCCCTGTCGGCCGTCGCGGGCGAATACACCGGAACGGTGACCTTCTCCGTCTCGTGA
- a CDS encoding FHA domain-containing protein, translated as MSDELDLLPLLTVTSGPLQGASFRLRPGLRQIGREDGVDVLLDDPKVSRRHATVELVDGRVLLTDTGSTNGTWLNDRRLSGLTELHDGDRLRLGHVELRFFDPGAAATYQLTTLRYQALVPPTPAPARAPGPAVSALTAPTQLMGPPQRSRRMLLMIGGCVALAGWVTWAYLAFQ; from the coding sequence ATGTCCGACGAGCTGGATCTGTTACCGCTACTGACGGTGACCAGCGGACCGTTGCAGGGCGCGAGCTTCCGGCTCCGGCCGGGACTGCGCCAGATCGGCCGGGAGGACGGCGTCGACGTGCTGTTGGACGATCCCAAGGTCAGCCGCCGGCACGCCACCGTCGAACTCGTCGACGGCCGGGTGCTGCTGACCGACACCGGATCGACCAATGGAACCTGGCTGAACGACCGGCGGCTCTCCGGCCTTACCGAGCTGCACGACGGGGACCGGCTCCGGCTCGGGCACGTGGAACTGCGATTCTTCGATCCCGGTGCCGCGGCGACCTACCAGTTGACGACGCTGCGCTACCAGGCGCTGGTGCCGCCCACCCCGGCCCCGGCCCGTGCTCCAGGGCCGGCGGTCAGCGCGCTGACCGCGCCGACCCAGCTGATGGGTCCGCCCCAGCGCTCCCGCCGGATGCTGTTGATGATCGGCGGCTGCGTGGCACTCGCCGGCTGGGTGACCTGGGCCTATCTCGCCTTCCAGTAG
- a CDS encoding aldehyde dehydrogenase family protein, whose amino-acid sequence MTTVNAPGVPAIEDGELTSTNPATGELAGRFPIADPDDVARMVGRARLAAKWWAGLGFAGRRTRLLRWRSLLANRITELAALSHLETGKPIADAVVEAVSAIDHLDWAARNAKRVLGPRRVRGRLVIAEFSAHLEYQPYGVVAMIAPWNYPVLTPVGAFGYALAAGNAVILKPSEYTPAVGQWLVDTFAEVVPEHPVLQAVHGLGDVGATLCRSGVDKVAFTGSTATAKKVMATCAETLTPVVLEAGGKDAMIVDSDADLDSAAEACVWGALTNAGQTCIGIERAYVVEPVYDAFVAKVVAKASRLTVGAEDTDLGPITMPGQIEVIRRHIDDAIARGGRAVLGGPDAVQPPYVRPTILVDVPEDAAAVREETFGPTLTIARVADADEAVTRTNAVSYGLGASVFGRRRAVEIAGRIRSGMAAVNSSLTFVGMSTLPFGGIGDSGFGRIHGADGLREFGRSKAVTRRRGPSVLPSMTFERTSAQVERIIKAAKIMYGR is encoded by the coding sequence ATGACGACCGTGAACGCACCCGGTGTGCCCGCGATCGAGGACGGCGAGCTGACCTCGACCAATCCCGCGACCGGGGAGCTGGCGGGCCGGTTCCCGATCGCGGACCCGGACGACGTCGCCCGGATGGTCGGGCGGGCCCGGCTGGCGGCGAAATGGTGGGCCGGGCTCGGCTTCGCCGGTCGCCGAACCCGGCTGCTGCGCTGGCGGTCGCTGCTCGCCAACCGGATCACCGAACTCGCCGCACTGTCCCATCTGGAGACCGGCAAACCGATCGCCGACGCTGTCGTCGAGGCCGTGAGCGCGATCGACCACCTCGACTGGGCGGCCCGGAACGCGAAGCGGGTGCTCGGACCCCGCCGGGTACGCGGCCGGCTCGTCATCGCCGAGTTCTCCGCCCACCTCGAATACCAGCCGTACGGCGTCGTCGCGATGATCGCGCCCTGGAACTATCCCGTGCTGACCCCGGTCGGCGCGTTCGGGTACGCCCTGGCCGCCGGAAACGCCGTGATACTCAAGCCCAGCGAGTACACCCCGGCGGTCGGGCAGTGGCTGGTCGACACCTTCGCCGAGGTGGTGCCGGAACACCCCGTCCTCCAGGCGGTACACGGTCTCGGCGACGTCGGCGCCACACTGTGCCGCTCCGGCGTCGACAAGGTCGCCTTCACCGGCTCCACCGCCACGGCCAAGAAGGTGATGGCCACCTGCGCCGAGACCCTCACCCCGGTCGTCCTGGAGGCCGGCGGCAAGGACGCGATGATCGTCGACTCCGACGCCGACCTCGACTCCGCCGCCGAAGCCTGCGTCTGGGGCGCCCTCACCAACGCCGGCCAGACCTGCATCGGCATCGAACGCGCGTACGTGGTCGAGCCGGTCTACGACGCCTTCGTGGCCAAGGTGGTGGCGAAGGCGTCCCGGCTGACCGTCGGAGCCGAGGACACCGACCTCGGCCCGATCACCATGCCGGGCCAGATCGAGGTGATCCGACGGCACATCGACGACGCGATCGCGCGCGGCGGACGGGCCGTACTCGGTGGACCGGATGCCGTGCAGCCGCCGTACGTCCGGCCGACCATCCTGGTGGACGTACCCGAGGACGCCGCTGCGGTGCGCGAGGAGACCTTCGGGCCAACCCTCACGATCGCCCGGGTCGCCGACGCGGACGAGGCCGTCACCCGGACCAACGCGGTGTCGTACGGCCTGGGCGCGTCCGTCTTCGGCCGGCGCCGCGCCGTCGAGATCGCCGGCCGGATCCGCTCCGGAATGGCCGCTGTCAACTCCAGCCTCACCTTCGTCGGAATGTCGACACTCCCGTTCGGCGGTATCGGCGACTCCGGCTTCGGCCGCATCCACGGCGCGGACGGACTGCGCGAGTTCGGGCGGAGCAAGGCGGTGACCAGACGGCGCGGACCCTCGGTGCTGCCCTCGATGACGTTCGAACGGACGTCCGCGCAGGTCGAGCGCATCATCAAGGCAGCGAAAATTATGTACGGGCGGTGA
- a CDS encoding class I SAM-dependent methyltransferase — MGLHALRFRLVDSENSWGAKRRQRRAGWLAETFPDLAQMSVIDLGGRVSTWAQSAVRPKHVHVVNLEDAPADVPEWAEVDRGDACALPRHIASRRYDLVFSNSVLEHVGGHERRLRFAETVHALADAHWVQTPYRYFPIEPHWIAPGMQFTPVRLRVAVARRWPLAHTRPDCREKAIQQVLWTELVDRSQMRHYFPHSQIRAERLAGLIKSLIAVQTGRA; from the coding sequence ATGGGGCTGCACGCGTTGCGATTTCGCCTGGTTGACAGCGAAAATTCCTGGGGCGCCAAGCGGCGGCAGCGCCGAGCCGGCTGGCTCGCCGAAACCTTTCCAGATCTGGCGCAGATGTCCGTGATCGATCTCGGCGGCCGGGTGAGTACCTGGGCGCAGAGCGCGGTACGGCCGAAGCACGTACACGTGGTGAACCTGGAGGACGCCCCGGCCGACGTACCGGAGTGGGCGGAGGTCGACCGCGGCGACGCGTGCGCGCTGCCCCGGCACATCGCCAGCCGCCGCTACGACCTGGTCTTCTCCAACTCGGTGCTGGAGCACGTGGGTGGGCACGAGCGCCGGCTACGGTTCGCCGAGACGGTGCACGCGCTAGCCGACGCACACTGGGTGCAGACCCCGTACCGCTACTTCCCGATCGAGCCACACTGGATCGCCCCCGGGATGCAGTTCACCCCGGTCCGGCTGCGGGTGGCGGTGGCCCGCCGATGGCCGCTGGCGCACACCCGCCCCGACTGCCGGGAGAAGGCGATCCAACAGGTGCTCTGGACCGAGCTGGTGGACCGGTCACAGATGCGGCACTACTTCCCACACTCGCAGATCCGGGCCGAGCGGCTGGCCGGTCTGATCAAGTCACTGATCGCCGTCCAGACCGGCCGCGCCTGA
- a CDS encoding MauE/DoxX family redox-associated membrane protein: MLQSMAALQSLLIGVVLIWSARIKLFDRRAADLVGTSALGTLLGADRAVPAYRLLGGVELALGILLVVPPAPVAEPVAATALAAGFVGYLWYARRTAPGSSCGCLSAKATPVTGRSIVRAGGLALAGLFGAVAAGGGHWLPALVDQPAASIALLLAEVAVLVALSPEFDAAWLLPLRRLRARLTHPLRGGSGVPLLASVQQLQLSGAYRQVAALLTSDVREHWLEQSWRMVCYSARYQGRPATAIFAVPAAGAAPERVRVALVDDSTGATLLSLADPASRADPAYAG; encoded by the coding sequence ATGCTCCAGTCGATGGCGGCACTCCAGTCCCTGCTGATCGGCGTCGTACTGATCTGGTCCGCCCGGATCAAACTGTTCGACCGGCGCGCGGCCGACCTGGTCGGCACGTCGGCGCTCGGCACGCTGCTCGGTGCCGACCGGGCGGTGCCGGCGTACCGGCTCCTCGGCGGTGTCGAACTGGCGCTCGGGATCCTGCTGGTGGTCCCGCCGGCCCCGGTGGCCGAGCCGGTCGCGGCCACCGCGCTCGCCGCCGGCTTCGTCGGCTATCTCTGGTACGCCCGCCGCACCGCGCCCGGCTCGTCGTGCGGCTGCCTGAGCGCCAAGGCCACCCCGGTCACCGGGCGGAGCATCGTCCGTGCCGGAGGGCTGGCCCTGGCCGGTCTGTTCGGTGCCGTCGCCGCCGGCGGTGGGCACTGGCTGCCGGCCCTGGTCGACCAACCGGCCGCCTCGATCGCGCTGCTCCTCGCCGAGGTGGCGGTACTGGTCGCCCTGTCGCCCGAGTTCGACGCGGCCTGGCTGCTGCCACTGCGCCGGCTCCGGGCCCGGCTCACCCATCCACTGCGGGGCGGCTCCGGCGTCCCGTTGCTGGCCAGCGTCCAACAACTCCAGCTCAGTGGGGCGTACCGGCAGGTCGCCGCGTTGCTCACCTCGGACGTCCGGGAACACTGGCTGGAGCAGTCCTGGCGGATGGTCTGCTACTCGGCCCGCTACCAGGGACGACCGGCGACCGCGATCTTCGCCGTACCGGCGGCCGGGGCGGCACCGGAACGGGTCCGGGTCGCCCTGGTGGACGACTCGACCGGCGCCACGCTGCTGAGCCTGGCAGATCCGGCGAGCCGGGCGGATCCGGCGTACGCCGGCTGA